The genomic DNA TTCTGCAAGCGACTGCTCGATTGCTTTGAACGACTCTGCCTGTGCGAGCACATCGGCCAACGACACTGGGTCCTTCCCTTGTAGGTGTTTCCAGAAATCCGTCCCCACACGCAACCCAGCTATAAGCAATATTTTCAACGTTTCATCAGTTGCACCCCTCACCAAAGTAGATTCTGCGTTAAACCTCTTGAAATATGAAGTCAAACTTTCTCCTTCCTTTTGTTTCACATTAGCCAGCGTGGTAACAGGTGGTGTGTACCTCACCGCGGCTTGGAATTGTGTCAaaaacaaagttttcatctgttcccaggaTGTAATTACACCTGGACCAAGCTTTTGGAACCACTGCTGAGCGCCTTCTCTGAAAGTGGCTGCCAAGAGACGGCATCGAGCCAAATCAGGTACCTGATATACATCCATTTCAATGTTAAAACGCCCCAAGAACTCCACAGGGTCAGAGTTCCCGTGGAAACgcaagtcattggttgtgttccGGTATCCCGCGGGCAATTGCGCCTCCCTTACAAcagcagcaaaaggagaaggagcttgcgcggtcgccgttactcttcctccctcaagatggttgagTAACCGCTTGAGGTCGTTCACATTAAACGTCCCTACCCCAGGAATAGTTTGAACATTAGGCTGTTGGGGTTGCTCTGCGACTTGCTGAAACTCCCCTTGATTACCCCCCGGGTGTGGTGGAGGATCTCGTcgcccctcgccctgaggctgcAGCGGTGGCATGTTACCATTTCGGTCCTGTACATTTTCCCGTACGCGAGGTTCACCTTCACCGCGTCGTGGAATTTCATCATTGTTCTGCATTCTCACTTGAATTCGCCCGCCGTCCTGGTCATGAGGACGCGCTCCAGACCCATTACCAGTAACGCTGTGAGAAGCTACGGGAATAACGGCGGGGGCTTCTCCAGCGGAGTGCGCTCCACCTCTCCTACCATTGTAAGGGGCTCTTCCGTATTGATATCCCATTCTTCCTCGTCCATTCCCCTGATATCTCCGGTAGAAATTCCCGGGccttcctcgcggaggggcacgctcgtgctcgcggtgccgcatcccgtcatccctttggaatgcggggggcacacgcgtcgtatcacggggcctcgcttctccggcgttcccttccttttgccattctaccagcaacatcctcaaatcgtcgtcctccaaccttatgccaagcctcCTCTTCAAGGTTGAAAGATCCCTTCCTCCCTCGTCTTGGCTTCGAGCGTTCTCCGCACgacgacgctcgtccatcgtacgTCCAGACCTATGCGGGTGTGGCACTACCTGGTTGCCCAGGTGAGGTCTTTCTCTGCCTTCAGTGTCCTCATCCGCAAGCTCCACAATAGGTTCTACATCATCGGAATACTGCAAACGCCGTGGAGTGATTAGCGGGTTATCCCCGCTCCCCCGGGTATCCCCCTCAACTACAGGAGCTTTCCCCAAGGCATGACCATGACGGGGGAAACGACGACCTCTCCTCGTCTTTCGGCGCTCCACCGTATTCAGTCTTGAGTTAAAActgttaagagtatcccccatgcgatacagttgctccaatatatcagcgttgctgatgagaatTGGAGGTGTTCCCCCCACATCCGGAGCCCTCGGCGGATCCGCCATGTTTCTGGGAACGTAAGGTTCGTGGCGGGCAGAGCGCCCCCCGCCTTCCTCTTCAGACCtgctgtcacttccatcataagaacttccatcacgattgtaagacatcttttcctcctaagattgcgaccttaattagcagcccctccttctagcgccaatttgttgacggaggaatttggtatcaacaaagattgaggtttctcgccggaattaagatctgtgacggtggttctttgccggaaacttaagcggtgtatggttgattgtggttgttttaggctgagattgatcagagtaagtggtggctctcttatcagctctcaacttcttaccctctcaatgtgcctacgtaccctttatatagggatcaagcctgacgtagttctcgtagaacaagaAGTCTAACGCGTTGAGACTTCTTACTCCTAAgcccagtagaagcccatccgatatccatcttctgctagctttaggaatgtccaactatgaggcccaaccgcaaaggcccaaggctcgtccgtaatcgtaggacttcacggatagtgcatctccctgcgcaaggataacactccgctacagctatctcccttgatttacgaacgcaggtatagccgcggttcaccccaagtgccagacgcgtccctgtcccccgaatgaggataacccaccagatagcaggacaggtgatcccaagctcttgggtgcaaagtgcaggatgactccaaagttctccaacgaggacacccgttgaatacaagaacagagctcccaaagcacacaccaaagtaaaccccacatccccaacgaggacacccgttgaatacaggaggaggccttcaatcatcaggcatacccctggaggccttcaagcttttcacggacatccccctccttgaccatctcaaggagggaattcttcatagagtacctgcaacaaacacattagtaaaaataatccTCCATCGCTCCTTTCCATGCAAGCTTTGTCTTGAACTCAACATCAAATGTACACAGATCAAACTCAGGACGCGTCCTTTCTAATTGGGCGCGTCCTAACTCCCACAGATCAAAACCTGTTTCCTCATCAATCGTTCTTTATAGCAATCAAAATCACAGGACACGTCCTAGAGCTTTGGGCGCGTCCTTAACCTCATCAAACTTGCAACATCCCCTCTAAACCATCATACACAGCATTTCGCCTCCTATGACATGTCCTCGCTAACTTAGACGCGCCCTAGAGCGCCCATCACCATAAGATTCCATCTGCCAAGCATTTTCATAAACATTGGCGCGTCCATAAATTCTGGGCGCGTCCTCCCTTGACCATGCACTCTTCTCGCTTTGTAACTTATTTCTTCCAAAGTAGGCGCGTCCTAAGGTACTGGACGCGTCCTCTCTTCCACAATGCAATATCGGGTTTGACTGTCTGTAAGCCGCATTTGACCCGAATCAATctcaatgccaaattttgggcataacaatGAACAATATAATATTTAGTTGTGAAATGTGAGCTCTTACAATAATTATTACCGTCTTAGATTTAATGCAGGCTTTTCGAATCACCAACAGATCCAATATCAAATAAAAACAACCATAACTAAATAAAAATATGACAAAATATCTAAAATAAGAGACAAAACACACAATTTAACTAGAGTGACACACAAATATCCAAAAAATTGGGTTTTATTAAAAAAAGTTTAACCGGAACAAAGTAAAAGTGTTAGGATTTTTCATCAAAAAAATTAATGAAACTCGATTAACTGGAGAAAGAACGAACCTAAAAGAGGGAGAGGGAGGCCGATACTTATTCGGTTATTAACAAAAAGGCTACTTAATTTGTGTAATCTTGGATTTGTCACGACATCTCCAACAGCTAAGAGTTAAATAAATATCTAAATTTAGATGATGattcaaatttaaattaataaatagtactaatttaaatatgaattattagatttttatttattttaaaataaaataataattttaatatttgtttaacttaattttattagatttaaaattgattcattagatataatataaataatttatcatGTTTAAACATTAAACTTAAGAATAAAGAGTTTAATGTGATATTTGtgtattataatatataaaaaaagtTTGGAATAAAATTTGGATCATGCTAATGGAATTTTTTTTGGATCAGAATTTGTATATCCAAATTTAAATTTTTGGATCAGAGTTTGGATCACTTGAtgatttaaatttgaatttttgaataaaaatggTTAAAAATGCCCTTATGCAAGCAtattgattatttactattccCTTGTTTGGTGGTAACTCCCCGATCCTTCAATCACACTATATGATATATCAGGCCCACCAATAAGTACTATACTATTTTTCACATATCGACTCCATTACAACTGCATTAGTGGAATGCGTGCTTGTCCATTATAACTGCGTGGCCCTGttatagaattttaaaataaataatttatgatttaaaataaataagtgatttaaaaataataaataaataaatatttataatttatataaatattttactAATTTTATGTATAAGTCAATTTTTCTTactttaaataaaataaagtaaataattttaaatataattatcataattcgtaaattataaattaaattaacatttaaaaacatatattttaaaattaaacttAATAAAAAagcaaaatatcaaaataaattttaaaaaatagatTTTTATTAACACTTAAAAATTCAACGTTAATTAAAACTCGTCAATAAGTTTAATAAGTTGTGATAGAATTATAAGTACCACCCCAAACAGCCCCTGCGTCTGTATTTTAAGATTCTCTGTGATTTTAATTTTTGAAACTGCAAAATAAGGCAATTAGTTTGATGTATTTTCTGTGTTTCAAGTTTTTAGGCAATTAGTTTGATGTATTTTTGGTGTTTCAACTTTCTCAGAAAAAATAAATCAGAAATCATTTTAATTTTACATTACtgctataaaaataataattgaaattGCAAAATAAGGCAAATAACCTCTATTTCTCATAAGAGATGAGAGCCCGTAGCTGCTTTTGGTTCTCCTTTTCTCCGATTCTAAATGGAAGGGTACTACTGGAGCTTAGTTGCGAGTAGATCAACTAGTTAAACAACGAATAGAATAAGCTTAAATGAATCTGCCAGAAGCAGAAGATTGGCAAGGGATTCAGGAGTTTCATAAAGAACTTCAATTCCAAAACCACCAAGTTTCAAGACCCATATTACCAAGAAAATCTGCAACATGGTTAGCTTCTCTGAAGATATGATAAAAAAAAGTCCTTGCAGAACACAAATCTTCGGCATCAGCACGGACAACTGGATCTGGGAAATTACCTATACACTCGTACATTGCAGAATCATGTAAACATACAGGAACTTCAACATTTCACATGATTGCACATAGATTCAACCTTTGTATACATATTTTTATTTGATGCGAAACTTTAGATGGAGTGTAAAACACCTCTGCTAACTGTGATATGATTTTGTATGCATCATATGACGTTAAGCTGTAAACTCACAAGCAGAATGCTAATAATTTTTCCCAATCCAAAAAATACATCATACCTGTCCTATTATAGAACTAACCTAATTTTACTGACCTAAAGTAGCTCAAGGAGCTTTGCTGATATCACATTATAACATTCCCAACTATATTATTGGCAATATCAGAATCACTCCTCCAGTGAAAGACTTAAAAAAACCACATGCAAGAAATAACGATCCATTCATCTACAGGAGAACAGATGTAGTATTTTACCTACCAACTTTCTGAGCTTTTAGTTTCTTTCTTCTGGTACTTGCACCGAAGTTAATAGGAGTTCCATTTTCTTGACCATCGTCCTCATCGACATAAATTATGCCATCTTCTTGAACATTATCCACACTAGACGCCTGCAGTTCATCCCCagtgtcatcctcttcatcttCCTCCTCATAGTCAACATCATAAAAATcatcttcttcttcaccatcagCACCTGCTCGCATAGAATGAAACTCCGGGGGAGGAGGACAATCCTCGGTGATTGCCTCGTCCCTCTTAATCACAAGATGTCGAATAACTCTCTCATCTTTGTCTAACATGCTCTTAAAATCGTTAATATCTTTTGCTTCCAACTCAATATTCATCAAGATGTAATGAGCATTCTTAGCTTTCTGTATCTTGTATGCCAGTCTTCGAAGACCCCAGTCACTGAATCTCCACACCTTTCCTTTCCTTTCCTTCAAAAACTCTGCAAGTTTTTGTATTGTTTGCGTAAAAACAAAGTGTTGCAATGTTTATTGATTATATTATATATGCATACCAAATGAAACACATACAGATGAAGCTGGGTTATGCAAAAAAACATTAAAATACCATACACAAACATCAACTGGAAATATCTCAGACAGTTGGGATGCAAAAACAGTTCTCCATTTCACTTTGTTATATTTAAGGAAATTTGTTTATTAACAACTAGACCAAGAACCTGAACTGCTACAGTGGTCCTTTTTTCAGTAGGCAATATAAAGGACTTTGGGTGTGTTTGGTTAGATGAGAAAGATTTGGGGGGGGGGGGAACTAGAACTGTTTTCCAGACATTAACAGACTTAACATTCATCTCTTCCTAAATAAAATATAAGTATCGTATACATTCCTTTTCCACTCACATCATTTACACATTTCAGCACCAAAACCGTGCACTCTACTAAAGATATCACACTTTCTCATTTCTATTACATTGTCCAATTTATATTTATCATTCCATTTCACTTAATCAAACACAAGATTAGGAATTGCGAGTGCAATAAAACTATGTATACTGGGTTATTCCACTTGAATCATAATTTAATGTTAACAAAAAAGTATAGAATGAACAAGCTGGTTTCGACTTGGCAAAAAAAATTGGTTTTGACTTAACAAGATAAAAAAAGAAATTAACCTTGTACTTTGAGATCAACGCTCTCAACCTCGTCTACATACTTCTCATGAATCATATATACAACTTCATAGTGACGAACTGCAGAACAGAAAACATACATTAAAAGTTCAATCTTACATGTTAAAAGAAGAACTGCAGTGAAATTATGAAATTCAAAATCCGCAAAAATGCTATATCAAAAATTAGTTATATCCTGTTAACATATTCGTAAGATGTGAATGGCCCAAACAATCTCAAAAGTGGATTGAAAGGATCATAAGTTTACTGTCATGCTTGAAGCAAAAAAACTATGCGCAACATAGTGATAACTTCAATGTCATCTGCAATAGGATCTATTAGTCATCTGCAATAGGATCTATTAGTCAACGATAAAAAGGCTGACATACAAACCTAGTCATATTTAATTAGTTTGTACAGAGAAATACCAAGGAAACATACTAACCTCGGTCTACATCCAAATCACTTTCCAGAAGAAGATTCAAAGCTTCATACAATTCCTCTGCAAAATAATGGTTAACCATTATAGCAGTTTGACTTCAATTAGACCATATAGAAGAGTGATAGAGAGAGAGCATTAAAGAACAAGCACATTAGCACCATCCATAATTAAAACAAACAATAGTCACTTACGCTCTTCAGCATCTGCAAACTCAGGTAGAAGCCTACCATCTTCCTGAACCTTTTTCTGAAATTTGATTAACAAATATGAGTGATATAATCTCCAAACACAATAAACAAATGTTACTAGTCGGTTCAAGACCATCTACACTCTGCTACTTTATTGCATCAAATTTGGCAGTGTGAGGAACAACTGAGGCAAAGTAATTTAGAATGGTCAAATTAATGTTTACATTCAAGGCCAATAAGGAAATTGATTCAGGCACAGAGCAAGCAGTGAACACCAGCATAGAGTACAAGTGTACAACATCTAGTACTTCCATAATAAAGAAAACAGCTTATACATTTGCACAAGTAGATACTTATTTGTACAAATATCTCAATGCTCACAAAGAGGCAAAAATGTAGCTTCCTAACAAACAGCCAACAAAAGGGATTTATGTAAATCTAAATTAACAATCACATCACTAAGTCCTGGTATACtattataaaggaaatgtgatGGTTCAATTCTCTACGAGAAAATTTAATAATCAAATTGTTGCAAGATCTATTGTGGTGTCCAAGCTCAGGTCTAAGAGATGTCTTGATTTAGGAAAGTTCTCAAGTTCAAACATTTCTACCCTAAGCACACTCAAATTATAGACATTTTAGCTTGTTTGTGCCCTCTAGCGAAAATAATGCCCCATAAAGAAAAATTGCGATGGTCCACTCATGTGAGCAACGAAACTATCAATATATCATATTTAGTCAGTAGCTTATCCCAACACAAATCACAGAACTAAAACAACAAATTCACATATCTACACAAAATTGTCACAAAACTAATCTAAATTAGCAACTCATTCACATTTAAACAAGTTAAAGAATTAAAGCAAACCCTCAAGTGCAAAATCAGAACTTTCACTTCATTTGTTTCTCTATATTGATAACAAATGCAACAACAATAACAAAGAAACATATACATACAAATTATATATAAGCATAAAAACCTGTTTAAGCAACACAGCCTCAGGAAAAAGGCCAGCAGATTCATCAGGCTTAACCACAAAGCTATGAGTATCCACTTTTTTACTATTTTTATCTTTCTTGGAAGCTGCTGCTACTATTACTAATGATTTTAGCTTCTGAGAAGATGAAAACACAAAGTGGGCTCTATCAagatttgattttgatgaaaaccCATGATTTATTAACACATTTTGAGCTCGAAAAGATACAAAAAGATTTGGCGTTGAGCAAGAATATGGAGGAGTTAACAACACAGACTCCATTTGAGTTCGTCGGTAATTTTGAAAGATGGGGAAGATGATTTATCTCCTTactattataattttttatttcatCTTTCtttctttataaaaaataaatttaagttGTCTCCTTCGAACCAGGGTATACCAATGATCGGATCAGATCGGGTACGCTAAAATTCGAATTTAGCGGATTTCCTAATGGATCAagttttatttttgaatatccaaaatttcgataatattattaaatttaatattactGATATTtgtaaatatcattaattatatttatataataactaataataaaaaattaaattaataattagttaGATGCATTACATCGAAGTGACATGATTAGTGAAATATAAgatatattaattaataaaactGAATTTGCTTTCGATCACTAATGCACCGTTTAAGTAAGTATatctaaaataataaaatttgagATAAATAAAAAGAGTTAGAATGTACTAAACATTGATATTAATCTATTACtacttaaataaaaaaataaaaataactaaATAAGAGTATTCTTATGTCTAAAATgctatataaatatattaatttttttttatcaaattacgGGTTTAAATTGAATTTTGTATTTTGAATCGGTCAAAGGTTCATTATCATTAAAATCCAAATCTAAATGAAAGAATTCGGGTCCCGTAAATCCTAAATTTCGAATTTCGAATCTCCGTCAGATTGGATTAATTCACCATCTCTTGTAGGCGGGCGGGTTGACGAGGTTTTAGTCATTTTCATAACCCAAACCAATTAcatttatttgaaaattttaaaccCGTTCTGTGAAAATAAATTCACAACCCAACCCTATTTATTATATGTCAGTTTAAATTAGGTGAAATAAGATTTGAAATTAATTGTGTTCCCCTGAAAAATGTTGTACCACTGTAAAGATGTCTAATGATTTATTAAATATAGTTATCGACAATAACAATGGCTATAAATATGCCGGAAGAACTAAACAACATGATGCAGTGGTAATCTCTAAATCTTAGTAGGCTATTTTACCTCTAAGATTGAGCCGAGTTCGGATTCCAAACTACCTGAAATGAAATGCTCGTTGGAGATTAGATCTCGGGGAAAATTTTTGGTGTGAGAATAATTTTCCCGACCAAATTATAGAGAAGATGTAGTTTACTAATGTttgttgttagggcgaaaacacgcgctaatattcacgcaagtatacgcgttcgcaagtaatatagaatactttctagttcgttccctcagagactcagactaaattattgtctaattaaactcactcaccaatgtatgattacttctcaatgttaagataataacacttaaaattgttgattaaatattaactataattaactacttaattaaccacttaactaacacttcaatttatcaataataaaacactcatgagatcacaacttcattattacttccttctatagccattgttattacctttagcatgtgacagtgatgatattaatcgaataacacaaaactgataaaagccaactttcattgtactaataccattctaccaagcatccacaattaagatagaagttgaattgaatagtcatcaattatgttgagttcctatatgtctacaaaaattgacaacacaacgatttaagcacaagttattctttttttgattacatagggcaaataaaactgttagagttacccactaatcatgcacaacgtacatgaacctatgctagcatggcaagttctaaatctcaagatccaccgtcgcttcacaagagattaacaccctatgttatatgttcgcgacgcacataagacgaatacgcacaaccaatactagatatcaagcaatcatcacacactaaagtattaaacaattaactaaagaatttcataataaatccgttgcaaccccatgatcacgattagcccataatagaacttatcgccatcatggattcatatgaaatcatgataaacaaacacaagaaaataataactaaactaattatattaaaacagagtacgtcacaagagtaaataagtcaaagcaagaaaactagcatctaacgttacaacgaaacaagaatcacaagaaaatatgcttcctcttcgttgcggtgtgctaaatcggtcttcttccttatctccttcgcttcttgcgtaaaacacaatctaaaacataatccccttaatactctctgtaaaaacgtctcaaatctacctatataatagtcccataaaactcagattacatagaagttggaagccaaacagaagtagaagtctaaaataatttatctttttccccgaccctgcgcggccgctcagcatagctgcgcgggcgcgcaggttgctgcgcggccgctcagcattgctgcgcgggcgcgcaggcctctactggaaaaaatccaggtttgctccgtttcttcgccgtaatctgcccattcctttcctctcgcaatggtgaacacatgccaaggcttattcttgatgattcctcccccgaaatgcaactaataccctgaaatgcataaacactagaaaaacgcatcaaatacacaaaatacttgatttcaagacaccaatttaagccattttaagacgttctaagtggtataaaatgccacttatcacacccccaaacttaaatcgatgcttgtcctcaagcgtcacagactcaaaaacaaataaaaatatgcatgaatgcaatctatatgaaaatgcaacgatcccccttactacaattaaccaaccaaattgtcacatctcaacgaatgcagttagacaactaaagatcaataaactcatgcaaacggacatacagccagaaacgtggtgtgtgcaaatgcttaacagatatgcttcggaactagaccaattattatgactagactatcctcaaggcaatcctacgattatacaaagaataaaaattccaggcacaaagtgatatacaacactacaaaaactctggagcttactacggaatcgtgctttttatttacaactcaaatgcttatttgaccgtgcaatgagtgaggtccacaaaagacttatacaatgatatccatgtaacgagcgttaggttagcggatcccagactctaaaagccttaggtcgctaggcacaaagtcccctaagaacttaataactcgaataccaaagagcccactcttgatcaattatgccaattttttttttttttttaatttctgagcaagtgcgtttcgctccatcttgctcaaccctagactactcgcaacatacgcgagccggctactagccatttgacgcctagccacaactagcaacaacttccatatttttttctccaaaatttttctttttcatgtctttatcactaagaacctataatcgaattctaagcataataagtagattgaccttgaaaacaaccaaatcataacactatctagccctttcgcattctctaagacttagtggacttacaattgtttctagcatgcatatcaacctacacaacttaatatcactttaatgctatcactacactcgcatcaatatcacaattcagtcgataaatcattgcaaaaggg from Apium graveolens cultivar Ventura chromosome 5, ASM990537v1, whole genome shotgun sequence includes the following:
- the LOC141724719 gene encoding protein REGULATOR OF FATTY ACID COMPOSITION 3, chloroplastic, coding for MESVLLTPPYSCSTPNLFVSFRAQNVLINHGFSSKSNLDRAHFVFSSSQKLKSLVIVAAASKKDKNSKKVDTHSFVVKPDESAGLFPEAVLLKQKKVQEDGRLLPEFADAEEQELYEALNLLLESDLDVDRVRHYEVVYMIHEKYVDEVESVDLKVQEFLKERKGKVWRFSDWGLRRLAYKIQKAKNAHYILMNIELEAKDINDFKSMLDKDERVIRHLVIKRDEAITEDCPPPPEFHSMRAGADGEEEDDFYDVDYEEEDEEDDTGDELQASSVDNVQEDGIIYVDEDDGQENGTPINFGASTRRKKLKAQKVGR